In Sander lucioperca isolate FBNREF2018 chromosome 12, SLUC_FBN_1.2, whole genome shotgun sequence, one DNA window encodes the following:
- the LOC116039317 gene encoding zinc finger protein 135-like isoform X1: MEEDNQNQEQRSNEVPRRQAADWDSDSSHVQKRRGGEGPKRHHCQHCDKSFTSSGYLKIHQRVHTGENLHSCDQCGAAFTLQSTLKTHQRIHTGEKPYSCEQCGKTFSQSGSLESHQRIHTGEKPYSCDQCGAAFRRQCHLIKHQHIHTGEKPYCCDLCAKTFSHSGHLESHRRVHTGDKPYSCDLCAKTFSHSGHLESHRRVHTGEKPYWCELCGKMFSQSSNLKRHQLIHTEDKPYSCDQCGAAFRHQNSLKKHQLIHTEDKPYNCEQCGAAFRHQSSLKTHQRIHTEDKPYNCEQCGAAFRHQSSLKTHQLIHTGDTPYSCEQCGKTFSQSGNLESHQRIHTGEKPYWCEQCGKTFTQSGSLKTHQRIHTGEKPYWCDQCGKTFSESRSLKKHQRIHTAS; encoded by the exons aaacggagaggaggagagggacccaAACGTCACCACTGTCAGCACTGTGACAAATCCTTCACATCATCTGgatatttaaagattcatcagagagttcacactggagagaatctacacagctgtgatcaatgtggggcagctttcactcTCCAGAGTACCCTAAAAacacatcaacgcattcacactggagagaagccgtacagctgtgaacaatgtggTAAAACTTTTTCTCAGAGTGGTAGCCTTGAATCTCAccagcgcattcacactggagagaagccgtacagctgtgatcaatgtggggcagctttcagaCGCCAGTGTCACCTAATAAAACATCAacacattcacactggagagaagccgtactg ctgtgatTTATGTGCTAAAACCTTTTCTCACAGTGGTCACCTAGAAAGCCAccgacgtgttcacactggagataaaccttacagctgtgatTTATGTGCTAAAACCTTTTCTCACAGTGGTCACCTAGAAAGCCAccgacgtgttcacactggagagaagccgtactggtgtgaactATGTGGGAAAATGTTTTCTCAGAGTAGTAACCTTAAAAGACACCAGCTCATTCACACTGAAGATaaaccttacagctgtgatcaatgtggggcagctttccgTCATCAGAATAgcctaaaaaaacatcaactcATTCACACTGAAGATAAACCTTACAactgtgaacaatgtggggcagctttccgTCATCAGAGTAGCCTAAAAacacatcaacgcattcacactgaaGATAAACCTTACAactgtgaacaatgtggggcagctttccgTCATCAGAGTAGCCTAAAAACACATCAactcattcacactggagatacaccttacagctgtgaacaatgtgggaaaactttttctCAGAGTGGTAACCTTGAATctcatcaacgcattcacactggagagaagccatactggtgtgaacaatgtgggaaaacaTTTACTCAGAGCGGTAGCCTTAAAacacatcaacgcattcacactggagagaagccgtactggtgtgatcaatgtgggaaaactttttctGAGAGTCGTAGCCTTAAAAAACACCAGCGCATTCACACTGCCTCgtga